A region of the Oncorhynchus nerka isolate Pitt River linkage group LG9a, Oner_Uvic_2.0, whole genome shotgun sequence genome:
TTATCTCATTGTGTACAGTACACTACTATCTTTTCCTCTGTCCAGGCCTGTTCATGTCAGGGTTGACAGTCATCATCCTGATAACTCTGTTTATGGTGGACACCTTCTGGATCCAGGGCCTACCGTGGATCGCGGACTGCACGCCCATCTACATTCAGTTCTGCGTCAAGTTCTTCATCATTGGTGTTACCGTGCTTGTGGTTGCCGTACCTGAAGGTCTCCCCCTGGCCGTCACCATCTCACTTGCGTATTCTGTCAAAGTAGGTATCACTACTTTGtcactactatattactatagtgtatatatatatatatatatatatatatatattacagacAGGAGCAATTAGGAAAGTCATTGCCAGATCCCAAATCAtagcctcctctcttcctcagAAAATGATGAAAGACAACAACCTTGTGAGGCACCTGGATGCCTGTGAAACCATGGGCAACGCCACAGCCATCTGCTCTGACAAAACAGGGACGTTAACCATGAACAGGATGACCGTGGTCCAGGCTTATCTGGGAGACAGGCACTACAGGGTGGTTCCTGACTCTGACCTCATCCCAGGCAAAGTTCTGGACCTGCTCATTATGGGCATCGGAGTCAACTGTGCTTACACATCCAAGATCATGGTAAGTGAACATACTTCACTTGAGACTCCGAGTTGAGGTTGTCACCTCTGTCAAACAGAACACAAAGAGATGTGCAATACAGCTCTTTTCATAGCAATCGTTCATTGACATCTGAGCAAATACGTTGAGTGCCAGGTCAGGGATTTCAAGCCAGGGCCAAATCCTCTTGAAATCTGAGAACTCAGACTTTCATTTAAATCATGCATTGATATAATGGGACATTTACGTACAAAGTATCAGTTATGTTAGTTGATTTGAAGTTTGGAACTGACCTTAACGTGTAAATGGTTTGCCTCAGTCTCCTGAGAAGGAGGGCGGCCTGCCACGCCAGGTGGGCAACAAGACCGAATGTGCCTTGCTGGGCTTTGTCTTGGAACTGAGACGTGACTATATGACCATCCGCAACGAGATCCCAGAGGAGAAGCTCTTCAAGGTCTACACCTTCAACTCAGTCAGGAAGTCCATGAGCACAGTGCTGAAGAACGCAGACGGGAGCTACCGCATGTTCAGCAAAGGAGCCTCCGAGATCCTCCTAAAGAAGTAGGCTGGCACTTTCAGTTTCTTGCTTTCCTGCAAATTAACTCCGTGAACTCTCCCAGTATTATTTGTCCCGAAACCTAATATAGATTTCCTCTTTGTCTCATCGCAGGTGTTGTAAGATCATGACAGCAAGCGGGGAGGCTAAGGTCTTCAAGCCCAGGGACAGAGACTATGTGGTGAAGAATGTGATCGAGCCCATGGCCTCCGAGGGCCTGAGGACCATATGCCTGGCCTACAGGGACTTCCCCCCGGTCGACGGCGAGCCTGACTGGGAAAACGAAACTGACATCCTCACCGGCCTCACCTGTTTGTGTGTGGTGGGCATCGAGGACCCTGTGCGGCCAGAGGTAAAAGGTCAAGCGGGATATGCGTAGGAGGTAGATGTTTGTGGTGGTATAACCCTCAACAATGTACATGTATAATTCCCCTGAAGGGGAGAGCAGGTCTTTCTGAGTGTGTCTTGGGGTGTTAGATtataaacaaaacacacatttccaTAATCTGAAAAATAAAGTATTTTTCTTCCACCCTAGGTTCCTGACGCCATTAAGAGGTGTCAGCGCGCTGGCATCACCGTGCGCATGGTCACAGGGGACAACATCGACACGGCTCGCGCCATTGCCAGTAAGTGTGGCATAGTGCACCCCGGAGATGACTTCCTCTGTATAGACGGCAAAGAGTTCAACCGACGTATAAGAAACCAACTGGGAGAGGTATTATTCCTCTCTTTGTCTCACAAAATGAATCTGTTTCTGTGAAAAAAAATGGTGATGATAGAGTGACCCAAAAAACAATCTCCTTCCAGATTGAGCAAGAACGCATTGATAAGATTTGGCCTAAACTCCGTGTGCTTGCAAGATCCTCACCCACTGACAAACATACTTTAGTAAAAGGTATGTTTGGGGGGTATTTTTTCATTTATCACTACAGATAAATTTTTCggtcatattattattattattattatctaaaGAGATGATGCTTGACTCTGTTCACAGGTATAATGGATAGCACTGTACTAGAACCAAGACAAGTTGTTGCTGTAACAGGAGATGGCACTAATGACGGCCCTGCCTTGAAGAAAGCGGATGTTGGATTTGCCATGGTATGGTGTTTTTTTACTTCAAGATCTGGCGTATGTTATACCCCATCAATATTTCATGAGTATGTTGTCTCTCTGATTTGACCAGACGGGTACTTTTGGTCCTGCGACTAATGCGCTGTGACATGCTGTGCCCACAGGGCATTGCGGGCACGGACGTAGCCAAAGAGGCCTCAGACATCATCCTGACAGACGACAACTTCAGCAGCATCGTCAAGGCGGTGATGTGGGGGCGGAACGTCTACGACAGCATCTCCAAGTTCCTCCAGTTCCAGTTGACAGTCAACGTGGTGGCCGTCATCGTGGCCTTCACAGGAGCATGCATCACACAGGTGAGACACTGTATTGCTGTCATGTCCATCCTTCCCATCTTGTCTTTCTGCGTCAAAAGGGGACGCATCGGTCAACTAGAGAACGGCTGACTCACTATAGGGAGTTTTTCTAATCAAGTTACAACGGTCTTTGAAAAGTGAGGGGCTATATATAAACCAAACTACATCTCCCCCCAGGACTCTCCTCTCAAAGCTGTCCAGATGCTGTGGGTGAACCTGATCATGGACACCTTTGCCTCCCTGGCCCTGGCCACTGAGCCCCCCACCGAGTCTCTGCTGCTGAGGAAACCGTATGGCCGGAACAAGCCCCTCATCTCCCGCACCATGATGAAGAACATCCTGGGCCATGCTGTCTACCAGCTCACTGTCATCTTCACCCTGCTCTTCTCCGGTGAGTAgtgttgcaaagggagggtatgtTACTGGAAAGTTTCAAAGTGGCCCTTTTGGGTaattcagattatcacaggtgtctgtaattatgtCTGGCCCTATCTGTGGcctaatatatataaaataatacaattaatGAAAACATTATCCTAAGAATAAATAGTGAATACAATTGGTGTTTAAAATGAAGTGTTCAGCAAGCCTGTTGATGGAGAGCtgccgtcctgtaggttttcactccaaccgtAATTttgcacacctgattctaataattagctggttgataaggtgaatcaggttagttacagcTGGGGTTGGAGCGAAACCCTACAGAAGAGCAGCTCTCCGAGAACAGGGTTGGAAAGACCTGGGCTATAGGCTAGTCCTGGAGCAAGGGTTTTTGGCCTAGGCCTAATAAATAAGTAAAATATTTGGAAGAAGCCTTTGACTCTCCTCCTGAACTGCCACTTTAGGCCTACACAGCACcaccattggttaggcagcacacaAAAAACAGAGCAGGCCCGGGCTCAGGGAGTAATGGGAGTAATGCAGCCTAGTTGTATTTGTACCATCCCAGCAGCTatcttagaaatataactttgcCCTGTGCCTCTCAGAGGATGCACTTCGTAGCCTATAGCCTATTGATATTGCCTGCCCAGCAGAGAATCAGAGATAAGGGGCAGCATCAAGCACACAAAGATAAACAGCTCAAACACTGAGAAATATGGAGATTTCATCAATGacaaattacatgaccctcccctggactagataaaaaatatatatatatattttccttgaTTGAAATTCTaaaagcatgaccctcccccattttcctccaggtaACCTTTCTCTATATTTCGATCCATCCCtcgacagtggtgtaaagtacttaattaaatatggcggactcactaaacacatgctttgtttgtaaatgatgtgtttGAGTAGGCCCCTGGCTAAccgttaaaacatttaaaaatctgtctggtctggtttgcttaataaactcagcaaaaaaagaaacgtccctttttcaggaccctgtctttcaaagataattaggtAAAGCACAAATAACTCcatagatcttcattgtaaaggatttaaacactgtttcccatgcttgttcaacgaaccataaacaattcattaacatgcacctgtggaacggtctttaagacactaacagcttacagacggtaggcaattaaggtcacagttatgaaaacgtaggactcTAAAGAGGCCTttatactgactctgaaaaacaccaaaagaaagatgcccagggtccctgctcatctgcgtgaacgtgccttaggcatgctgaaaggaggcatgaggactgcagatgtggccagggcaataaattgcaatgtccgtacctTGAGACGCCGGCGGACAGCTGATTGTACATGTAGTGGGAGACATGTCGGACAGCTGATTGTAcatgcagtggcagaccacgtgtaacaacgcctgcacaggatcggtacatccgaacatcacacctgcacgggacaggtacaggatggcaacaacaactgcccaagttacaccaggaacgcacaatccctccatcagtgctcagactgtctgcaataggctgagagaggctggaccgagggcttgtaagcctgttgtaaggcaggtcctcaatagacatcaccggcaacaacatcgcctttAGGCACagacccactgtcgctggaccagacaggactggcaaaaagtgctcttcactgacgagtgaaggaatgagcgttacacagaggcctgtactctggagtgggattgatttggaggtggagggtccgtcatggtctggggtggtgtgtcacagcatcatcggactgagcttgttgtcattgcaggcaatctcaacactgttctttacaaggaagacatcctcctccctcatgtggtacccctcCTGCAGGtgcatcctgacatgaccctccagcatgacaatgccaccagccatactgttcgtctgtgtgtgatttcctgcaagacaggaatgtcagtgttctgccgtcACCAGgtaagagcccagatctcaatcccattgagcacgtctgggacctgttggatcggagggtgagggctagggccattcccccaagaaatgtccgggaacttgcaggtgccaaGGTCGAAGAGTGGAGTAACATCTCAGAGCAAGAACAGGCAAATCTGCTGCAGTCCATGAGGacgagatgcactgcagtacttaatgcagctggtggccacaccagatactgactgttacttttgattttgaaacccccctttgttcagggacacattattcaatttccgttagtcacatgtctgaggaacttgttcagtttatgtctcagttgttgaatcttatgttcatacaaatatttacacatgtaagtttgctgaaaataaacacagttgacagtgagtggACGTTTCTAAGGAATTaaaacttttacttttgatactgaagtacattttagcaattccatttacttttaaaaccaaatacttttagacatttactcaagtagtattttactgggtgactcacttttaacaattgagtactttttcctcCACTGCCCTTTGATATAAAAAGTGTATACTAtatatgaatacattttttttactcaAGTATAAATTATCATAGTTTCCATAGATTGCCAAAGATTCcagtaactttggtaaattaccagTAGCTTTGCAAACCTACCAGGTGAGTACCGCATGGGTTCAAATTAGTTAGTCGTGCCAATTGGACATCTAACTTTGTCCTTTATGAAGATATGAAAGCAAATGTATTGATCTAATAAATGACTTGATCCGTATTGCTTGTCTCCAGTGGGCCTTGTTATTATGTACCTGTATGTTGCCACCACAGGAGAGCAGATTTTCGACATTGACAGTGGGAGGTATGCGCCTCTCCATGCCCCTCCCTCGGAACATTACACCATTGTTTTCAACACCTTCGTCATGATGCAGCTCTTCAATGAAATCAACGCTCGCAAGATCCACGGCGAGCGTAACGTCTTTGACGGCATCTTCAAAAACATGATCTTCTGCTCCATTGTGTTCGGAACGTTCGTCATCCAGGTGAGCAGCATTCAGATCCATACAGGATATCCACACAGAGGAGATTTCATGTTGGACAGAAAATAACATTGCTCTCGAATCACCCTGTGTTATGTTGTCCAGATTGTGATCGTTCAGTTTGGAGGGAAACCTTTCAGCTGTGTGGGCCTCAGCATCGACCAGTGGCTCTGGTGTGTGTTCTTGGGCTTTGGCTGTCTTCTATGGGGCCAGGTGAGATTCTCACAGGTTTCTAATGTCTTCCAAAGATCTCCTTTGCTGTTATGAAGCTTTGTCACAAATGTTTTGGCACAATTTAGTGACAACATTTGAGTTCCTGTCTGTTCATTTCTAGGTGGTCACCACTGTCCCCACCAGTCGGCTGAAGTTCCTGAAGTCTGCAGGTCATGGCACGCAGCAGGAGGAGATCCCTGAGGATGagctggaggagatggaggacctGGACGAGATCGACCATGGTGAGATGGAGATGAGAAGGGGGCAGGTGCTCTGGTGCAGAGGCCTAGGCCGGATCCAGACTCAGGTTTGTTTGATCAACTCTAAGTTACATCTCAGCTTACAATCATCCCTCAGCTTTACACCAAACCAAGGATTCAAACTCAGGATTGTGCTTTGACTTTCGATGGGGACTCAATACTAACATTTTGACTGTCTTCATCCCAAAACCATCCAGATCCGCGTAGTGAATGCCTTCCAAGACACGTTGTCCCCCTACGAAGGCCTGGAGACCCCTGAGTCCCGCAACTCGATCCACAACTTCATGACCACCCCGGAGTTCCGGATAGAAGACTCGGAGCCGCAGATCCCCCTCATCGACGACACAGAGGGGGAGGACGATGCTCCCACCAAGCGCAACGCTGCACAGACCCTGCCCCCACCCTCGACGCTGGCAACCCTTTCGTCCACGCCCAACCAGAACAATAATGCTGTGGACAGGATCATCCCCTTATACAAAGAGAGCCCAAAGACTGGCGGGATCCCCCAGAGTGCTGCGCTGCCGCCGCGCCCTGGGAGCCCGCTGCACAGCCTGGAGACCTCCCTCTGAGCTGGGCTCGAATACCAGTAATTACCCACTCACCTCAGCCCACTTAACAATACCAAGACGTGGGGAGAGAGGGCTTCTGGAAGCCTCATGGGTTTCTGTTTTTACTTATATGTTTGGTTCCTAAAGCATTTTTGGGTCTTGTATCGAGGAGAGATGCACATTTTGCGTGGAAGAATTATAgaccttttttttttaattaaatgaaCAGGGAGACTGGTATGCATTGCTGTACATCAGCAGTACTTCTAAAGAATTCATGCATTGGCTATTTATATTTTTATGATTTCATTCATGTTGTGAAATCAACCCAGTTTACACGTTTGTGAAACTTTGACTGTCCGTGAAAAACCAACGTTATAATATGTACAAAGTGGGGCTGCATACTgcaaaatgaaaaaataaataatgtattttAGATATTGCTGTCTTTTAGGGGAAAAGTAAGCTTTCTGTTGAAACTGAACTAGCATGCCTGCAGGTACTATTTGGTGTGTTTTTGTCTAGGTACGCAGAAATATCTAGCGAAGTAATAAGAAATTGGTTTTAAATGTTTATAAGAAGACAGGAAAATAACTGGGAAAATGTCCTCAAATATCCATGTTCACACttccatactgtaaatattaAAAGACATGCTCCGGTACTTTGGCGACtaagaaatagttttttaaaCCTCcagctttgggctggatgtgtcaatatGTAGCACATAcctgcataatctatgagcataATTACTGTCTTATCTCAATTAGCCAAGAAATCCTTATTTTGAAAGTGGTTGTTTTCTTCAAGTTTTGCACCGCAattcccccccaccccccacgtGGGTCACCCCCATAGCAATTCaagttctagccaatgagcttcaacatttgagtgacagctagcaggAGGCCTGCCCAGTGTTATCCAAATGAAGTTGCAGGGCAGGCCCAACAGCTCAGtgaacacgagagagagagagagaaatgacatgGTGCACATTTCCATACATATGTGACGTAGTAAGCCATCTTCAGGGACCACTTTCGGAccactttcagaactactggctaaaaaagtatacaaaagtaccgGAGAATCTCTTTAACGTTGTTCCAAAACTCAATTTCATGACTACTGGAAAGTGGCGGAGCTCCTATTTGTGTCCTTAGAGTGCTTTCAATCTAGACCACTGATCATAAGCACTGACCACTGATCCATTGAAAGGCTCATTCTGAATCCAGTATAAGACTCATACGTtacagaaaaagagaggagaaacCCGTTGCTGTTTCAGATGTTTCCCTAGAGAACATTTTGTAAAGCGAGTAGATTGTTATTTTTAGGATTTTGAAATCAAAGAGAAAGTTGTTGTTGCTTGATCAAAAATAACCTCATTCAAAGGAATTCAATTTATTGAACGGTTTTAAGGACCTGAGTGGTATTTCACAAAATAGTATCAATGGGTTCGTCCTGCTAACTGAAATAACTTGATTCTCCGTATCGTTAACGTGTACAGTACGAGTTGATTAAGTGATACTCGTTTCATTTTGATCTCTCTCGTGACCTGGGAGAATGTTATATTTTTTTTAGCTGACTAACATATTGAAACTGCTTTGTGAAATACCATCCAGGAAACAGAAATACTCAAGACACAAAAGATTTTCGACTCTCAGCACAGAATACTTTATTGCACTAAACCTCCTTTAGGGAGACTTACATTTTGCAAAATATAGCCTAGCTTTGTATCTTCTTAGAGAGAGCTAAGTAGCTTTCATCTATCACACAAGTCAAGGTATCATCAGTTGGGAGAGGATTGAAAATGATTCAAAATGTTTTGCAAGCCTAAAGTCAAAATACCCTCATACTGTCATTGGAAATAGCCTACATGTTTACCAAGTGCTATAAAAACAAAAAGACAGAAACCTATTCAAATAAAACAGGAATGCTAGAACAAAAAAAGAGGTCCTGAGCAGTGGAGAACTGTATTTCAAAAAATAGTTTTGTTACATTATGGTCTAAAAATGATTAACTTCGTTACACTTTTTTTTATGCAACTTTTCACAGTACAGGACCAATTTTATGTTTGTGGAATCCATGTCAGGGTCACAGTTAATTTGACTACATATTTACTTTGGATTTCTTCCTTGTGTTGCAATTACAAACTGCATCTGAAGATGGGTATAAAAAAATCCAAAGAAAATGCTTAGGTGGTAAAAATGGGAGAACGTTTCCGTAGGTCACTTTTGTGTTTCTCTGTAGTTTCATTCCACAATTGGGAATAAATGCTTATCAATCTCTTTATGGATTATACATTTTTATATCTCAATATTTGGttaaattttttaaaataaagGTACTTAATGTCTGTTTAATTTGAGCAGTGTAAATGGTTCTTGTGGTTGATATCTATTTTTGAAACTTATTGAGTACTGTGTATGGTTTTTGAAAATAAAGGATTCATATTTAGCTTACCTAAAAATGGTATTGAATCTGTTCTCTATTTTCTCAACTGTCAGTCATTGTTGCAACATACTCAATGGATTGATAAATGCTGTTGAATTTGGTCATCAGTGTCATAAGAAATGTAGGTGCAGCAAGACATGTCACTGAAAAAACCCACACCACATGTCTGCCTACTGGTATGTGGTCCTCCCAGTTGTTTGCAATGTCAGCATAACAATAccctattatttaaaaaaaaacatgagtaaaagtacaaaaatatatattttttaatgtagTCTAAATAAAGTTGAATgctgtaaataaaaaaaaacgtATAATACAATGGAATCTTTATCGGCCCATATACACATACAAAATACATTGGTTAATTTTTGGTGTCACAGTACCACACAACTATACACAACAGGCTGGAGCAGCACGGTCAGAGCAGCGCCCCTGGAGcatgttaagtgccttgctcaagggatgATCGGCAGTTACTGGCACGGGTGATTGATGccatcttaattggggaggactggcttgtggtaatggctagagtggaataagtggaatgttatcaaatacaaagcattcggaaagtattcagacctcaaatttttccacattttgttacgttacagccatattctaaaatggatttaatatttttttcttctcatcaatctatacacaataccccataatgacaaagtaaaaacaggtttttagaatttttttgcaaatgtataaaaaaaaatgttttgaatatataacatttacataagtattcagaccatttactcagtactttgttgaagtacctttggcagtgattacagtctcaagtcttcttgggtctgacattacaagcttggcaaacctgtatttggggagattctgccattcttctctgcagatccatccactctgtcaggttggatggggagcatctctgcagagctgttttcaggtctctccagagatgttcgattgggttcaagtctgagctctggctgggccactcaaggacatttagagacttgtcttgaagccactcctgcgttgtcttggctgtgtgcttagggtcgttctcctgttggaaggtgaacctttgccccagtctgaggtcctgagcactctggagcaggttttcatcaaggatctctctgtactttgccccatttatctttccctcaaacctgactggtctcccagtccctgccaggtttcctccaggcgtgacgcttggcattcaggccaaagagttcaatcttggtttcatcagtttCACGACTTCTgacgaagtcggttcctctccttgttcgggcggtgttcggctgtcgacgtcaccggtcttctagccatcgccgatccattattcatgttttatttgttttgtcttgttttcacactcacctggtttcaattccctaattacatgttgtatatgttccctctgtttccccatgtccttgtcgggaattgtttattgtaagtactCATGCTATGTGTTACTGGCGCGCTATGGGctttgtacccatgtgctataTGTTACTGGTGCGCtatgggttttgtacccatgtgctataTGTTACTGGTGCGCTATGGGCTTTGTATGTGCTTTGTTACCCATGGGCTTTGTGCTATATGTTACTGGTGCGCtatgggttttgtacccatgtgctataTGTTACTGGTGCGCtatgggttttgtacccatgtgctatgtgttactggtgcgctatgggttttgtacccatgtgctatgtgttactggtgcgctatgggttttgtacccatgtgctatgtgttactggtgcgctatgggttttgtacccatgtgtttgttgttttgtatgccGTTAGTTTTATATATTAAACTACTCCGGCTATTCACCAAGTCCtgctctcctgcgtttgacttccctgccaccagttacacaccccttacaatcaaaccagagaatcttgtttctcatggtgttagtcctttaggtgccttttggcaaactccaagcaggctgtcatgtgccttttaaatGACGGGTGGCTTCCgactggtcactctaccataaaggcctgattggtagagtgctgcagagatggtggtacttctggaaggttctcccatttccacagaggaactctagagctctgtcagagtgatcatcgggttcttggtcacctccctgaccaaggccattctctcccgattgctcagttttgccgggcgGGTCATGGTGGTTTGgccgagtcttggtggttccaaacttggtggttccaaacaatgatggatgccactgtgttcttggggaccttcaatgctgggtATGTTTTTTTGTAcacttcctcagatctgtgcctggacacaatcctgtctcggagctctacagacaattccttcgacctcatggcttggtttttgatctgacatggactgtcaactgtgggaccatatatagacaggtgtgtgcctttacaaatcatgtccaatcaatttaatttgccacaagtggactccaatcaagttgtagaaacatttcaaggatgatcaatgaaaacaggatgcacgtgAGCaccattttgagtctcatagatggattttttttctccttttgtctgtcatagttgaagtttacctatgatgaaaattacaggcctctctcatctttttaagtgggagaacttgcacaattggtggctgactaaatacttttttgccccactgtacattttaaggacacagtatattttacaatcTTTTGTTTGACATAACTTGGCAGTGGTCTGGAGGTCCTCCCATTTTTTGGGTGGCATCTAAAGCACATTTGCTGCATTTCTACACAATCTAATATGACCCATGGCCCTTCTAGCTATCTCTATTTAAAACAACAAAAAGTAAGCAAAAAGGCCCACAGTCATCAAGCTAGGTAAGAGATTATGAAATATGTTTAAGTGATTGATAAGACTGAACTAGATCCATGATAATACAATAATCAATATTGTGTGGCACCTTTAACTAATAGCCTAACAAATGAACAACTGAAAAGTAGGGAATTAGCTTGGGAAACCAATACCGTTACActgacatactgactaatacacaGTGGCATGCCatcaaagccactacacaacacaacactaagcaATACATTACAACAAGAAGGTGGCACAGTGTTCCTTCATGGGCAAATTtggtcatcaaactttgtcatcaaagtctgacaTTCACTGGATTTGTGGTATTCACTGGATCTGTAGGTATAACGTGATTTTAAGTTATTTtacctgtggccaatgaccttgagccttcttgtcATGAGGTCACATGagatatgcatgtatgtatgaaATATTTTCGACAGGTCTTTGATGGTGCGTCCACGCAGATCAGAGTGTATGAGTCAAAAGGCTCTTGCCAAGGCATCGGGTCAGAGGGTCTAGACTTGCTGGGGTACCTCAACCCTCTCCATACTTCAATTCCAAAACACATGGGTAGTCATGGTTGTGGTATATTAACCTTTTACCCTCctgggaattggcctatatggatagggctaaatgTTAATGTTTCTTACCGAAGAAATATGAAATGCATAGGCAcaaccatggtagcaattgaaaggtaacggtttggagattatgggaaaTTATTAGACCAAAGGTTAGGACACAACAATAGCAGAAGCAGAAATATTAACCAAATCaaaaaat
Encoded here:
- the LOC115134478 gene encoding plasma membrane calcium-transporting ATPase 1-like isoform X1, producing MASNSFRGSKRGRHAQANHDVGDFNCSLKELRSLMELRGPEGIARIQECYGDVEGLCTRLRTSPIHGLGGHADDIARRKEEFGQNVIPPKKPKTFLQLVWEALQDVTLIILEVAAIISLGLSFYRPPDAERENCGKAAGGVEDEGEADAGWIEGAAILLSVVCVVLVTAFNDWSKEKQFRGLQSRIEQEQKFTVVRGGQVVQVHVAEIVVGDVAQVKYGDLLPADGVLIQGNDLKIDESSLTGESDHVKKTLDNDPMLLSGTHVMEGSGKILITAVGVNSQTGIIFTLLGAGEDEDDDDEEEKAEKERKKREREEKKKEKERRKKEKKEKKDKKDKLDKKNKRDEKNKKGKSQDGAGVEMQALNSDDEGEEKKKAHPKKEKSVLQGKLTKLAVQIGKAGLFMSGLTVIILITLFMVDTFWIQGLPWIADCTPIYIQFCVKFFIIGVTVLVVAVPEGLPLAVTISLAYSVKKMMKDNNLVRHLDACETMGNATAICSDKTGTLTMNRMTVVQAYLGDRHYRVVPDSDLIPGKVLDLLIMGIGVNCAYTSKIMSPEKEGGLPRQVGNKTECALLGFVLELRRDYMTIRNEIPEEKLFKVYTFNSVRKSMSTVLKNADGSYRMFSKGASEILLKKCCKIMTASGEAKVFKPRDRDYVVKNVIEPMASEGLRTICLAYRDFPPVDGEPDWENETDILTGLTCLCVVGIEDPVRPEVPDAIKRCQRAGITVRMVTGDNIDTARAIASKCGIVHPGDDFLCIDGKEFNRRIRNQLGEIEQERIDKIWPKLRVLARSSPTDKHTLVKGIMDSTVLEPRQVVAVTGDGTNDGPALKKADVGFAMGIAGTDVAKEASDIILTDDNFSSIVKAVMWGRNVYDSISKFLQFQLTVNVVAVIVAFTGACITQDSPLKAVQMLWVNLIMDTFASLALATEPPTESLLLRKPYGRNKPLISRTMMKNILGHAVYQLTVIFTLLFSGEQIFDIDSGRYAPLHAPPSEHYTIVFNTFVMMQLFNEINARKIHGERNVFDGIFKNMIFCSIVFGTFVIQIVIVQFGGKPFSCVGLSIDQWLWCVFLGFGCLLWGQVVTTVPTSRLKFLKSAGHGTQQEEIPEDELEEMEDLDEIDHGEMEMRRGQVLWCRGLGRIQTQIRVVNAFQDTLSPYEGLETPESRNSIHNFMTTPEFRIEDSEPQIPLIDDTEGEDDAPTKRNAAQTLPPPSTLATLSSTPNQNNNAVDRIIPLYKESPKTGGIPQSAALPPRPGSPLHSLETSL
- the LOC115134478 gene encoding plasma membrane calcium-transporting ATPase 1-like isoform X2; protein product: MASNSFRGSKRGRHAQANHDVGDFNCSLKELRSLMELRGPEGIARIQECYGDVEGLCTRLRTSPIHGLGGHADDIARRKEEFGQNVIPPKKPKTFLQLVWEALQDVTLIILEVAAIISLGLSFYRPPDAERENCGKAAGGVEDEGEADAGWIEGAAILLSVVCVVLVTAFNDWSKEKQFRGLQSRIEQEQKFTVVRGGQVVQVHVAEIVVGDVAQVKYGDLLPADGVLIQGNDLKIDESSLTGESDHVKKTLDNDPMLLSGTHVMEGSGKILITAVGVNSQTGIIFTLLGAGEDEDDDDEEEKAEKERKKREREEKKKEKERRKKEKKEKKDKKDKLDKKSKSQDGAGVEMQALNSDDEGEEKKKAHPKKEKSVLQGKLTKLAVQIGKAGLFMSGLTVIILITLFMVDTFWIQGLPWIADCTPIYIQFCVKFFIIGVTVLVVAVPEGLPLAVTISLAYSVKKMMKDNNLVRHLDACETMGNATAICSDKTGTLTMNRMTVVQAYLGDRHYRVVPDSDLIPGKVLDLLIMGIGVNCAYTSKIMSPEKEGGLPRQVGNKTECALLGFVLELRRDYMTIRNEIPEEKLFKVYTFNSVRKSMSTVLKNADGSYRMFSKGASEILLKKCCKIMTASGEAKVFKPRDRDYVVKNVIEPMASEGLRTICLAYRDFPPVDGEPDWENETDILTGLTCLCVVGIEDPVRPEVPDAIKRCQRAGITVRMVTGDNIDTARAIASKCGIVHPGDDFLCIDGKEFNRRIRNQLGEIEQERIDKIWPKLRVLARSSPTDKHTLVKGIMDSTVLEPRQVVAVTGDGTNDGPALKKADVGFAMGIAGTDVAKEASDIILTDDNFSSIVKAVMWGRNVYDSISKFLQFQLTVNVVAVIVAFTGACITQDSPLKAVQMLWVNLIMDTFASLALATEPPTESLLLRKPYGRNKPLISRTMMKNILGHAVYQLTVIFTLLFSGEQIFDIDSGRYAPLHAPPSEHYTIVFNTFVMMQLFNEINARKIHGERNVFDGIFKNMIFCSIVFGTFVIQIVIVQFGGKPFSCVGLSIDQWLWCVFLGFGCLLWGQVVTTVPTSRLKFLKSAGHGTQQEEIPEDELEEMEDLDEIDHGEMEMRRGQVLWCRGLGRIQTQIRVVNAFQDTLSPYEGLETPESRNSIHNFMTTPEFRIEDSEPQIPLIDDTEGEDDAPTKRNAAQTLPPPSTLATLSSTPNQNNNAVDRIIPLYKESPKTGGIPQSAALPPRPGSPLHSLETSL